A window of the Wolbachia endosymbiont (group A) of Pogonocherus hispidulus genome harbors these coding sequences:
- a CDS encoding DNA-directed RNA polymerase subunit beta/beta' produces the protein MVDSSYMYASGAFVPRVSYSRSIDLKDSLLDLVKVQKESYDSFAPKNKGNERLEVIFHTIFPINDPLRRATIEFISCRVDDPKYDESECIKRGVTFSAQVIASIRLVVMQDGISLDEYKSIKESGDHSKLATVVKSIEEQKVHFCGLPMMTDKGTFIINGVEKVIVSQMHRSPGVFFDSDKGKTYNSGKLIYSARIIPYRGSWLDIEFDVKDHLYFRVDRKRKLSISVLLKALGLSNNDILDRFYEKIKYVKHKDGWKVPFVPDKFKGVRLPFDLMDIEGNVLLKANVRITSRLAKKLYDNELKEYLVPFNSICGLFLAEDLMDSASSTKILSAGESIKLEDIKKLELLSVDEISVLNIDNVSVGPYILNTLFLDENMSYQDALYEIYRVLRPGEVPVLEIVEEFFRNLFFSPEYYDLSNIGRLKLNSYLGLNYDEDLTVLTYEDIIEIVKKIVLLRDGQGSVDDIDHLGNRRVRSVGEFIENQFRAGLLKLERAIVDSMSTSSLDKVSPSDFINPKVLTNVLRDFFNSSQLSQFMDQTNPLSEITHKRRLSALGPGGLTRERAGFEVRDVHPTHYGRICPIETPEGQNIGLINSLAIYARINKYGFIESPYRKVVNRVVTDQIEYLSAIDEGLYYIADTSAKLDENNCFVDDMLYCRYASSFIMVSSDQVSYIDVSPKQVISVAASLIPFLENDDANRALMGSNMQRQAVPLLKPTAPLVATGMESFVASGSGAVVLAKRDGIVNSSDSNSIVIHAFDKERVNYLDVDIYHLRKFQRSNHNTCINQRPLVCVGDYVKKGDVIADGPAINSGELALGKNLLVAFMSWQGYNFEDSIIISSEVVKKDLFTSIHIEEFDCVVHDTPLGSEKITRAIPGINEENLYHLDDSGIVKIGTRVGPGYILVGKVTPKPSLSLPPETKLLMTIFGEKSFDCADSSLYTSPDVEGTVIDVQVFTRRGVEENERALLIKQKEVNDFEEERDYIINVTSEYFYDELKKLLINSGSQDREKFDSIEREQWWGIGLKNQSISEQVKSLKKDFDEKVSHAIAQFKRKVEKLHEGYDLPQGVSMSVKVFIAVKHSLQPGDKMAGRHGNKGVISRVVPVEDMPCLEDGTPVDIILNPLGVPSRMNVGQILETHVGWACRKLGEKVSNILDEINKIKSAFCKGIRSLNDDNFTQFAVAYLNNKKIENIDDDEITASVLNTPNKNALNDELNALVESYLNSCKSSYSNLRDFLIEVYSCGSNVSICNDIRNISDNNLIEFARKLRDGVPVAAPVFEGPKDEQIAKLFGLAGLDNSGQAVLYDGCSGEKFDRKVTVGYMYMLKLHHLVDGKIHARSVGPYSLVTQQPLGGKSHFGGQRFGEMECWALQAYGAAYTLQEMLTVKSDDINGRVKIYESIIKGDSNFECGIPESFNVMIKELRSLCLNVDLKQNDVVIEDISHTNIAQPFNEVSISIASPESIKRISCGEIEDVSTANYRTFKVEKGGLFCPKVFGPVNDDECLCGKYKKRRHRGRICEKCGVEVTSSKVRRERMGHIELASPVAHIWFLKSLPSRIGALLDMSLRDIENILYSDNYIVIDPLVSPLEKGEIISEKAYNEAKDSYGIDSFVAMQGVEAIRELLTRLDLHEIRKDLRLELESVASEIRRKKIIKRLRIVENFIKSGNRPEWMILTTIPILPPDLRPLVSLESGRPAVSDLNHHYRTIINRNNRLRKLLSLNPPEIMIRNEKRMLQEAVDSLFDNSRRNTLVNKAGAVGYKKSISDMLKGKQGRFRQNLLGKRVDYSGRSVIVVGPTLKLNQCGLPKRMALELFKPFVYSKLKMYGMAPTIKFASKLIRAEKPEVWDMLEEVIKEHPVLLNRAPTLHRLGIQAFEPILIEGKAIQLHPLVCTAFNADFDGDQMAVHVPVSLEAQLEARVLMMSTNNVLSPSNGRPIIVPSKDMVLGIYYLTLQEPKEDNLPSFGAFCEVEHSLSDGTLHIHSSIKYRMEYINSSGETHYKTVCTTPGRLILWQIFPKHENLSFDLINQILTVKEITGIVDLVYRNCGQSATVAFSDKLMVLGFEYATFSGISFGRCDMVIPETKATHVDHARGEIKKFSMQYQDGLITRSERYNKVIDEWSKCTDMIANDMLKAISIYDGNSKYNSVYMMVNSGARGSTSQMKQLAGMRGLMTKPSGEIIETPIISNFREGLNVFEYFNSTHGARKGLADTALKTANSGYLTRRLVDVSQNCIVTKHDCKTKNGLVVRATVEGSTIVASLESVVLGRTAANGIYNPVTKELLVKAGELIDEDKVKQISIAGLDAVKIRSPLTCEISPGVCSLCYGRDLATGKIVSIGEAVGVIAAQSVGEPGTQLTMRTFHIGGVMTRGVESSNIIASINAKIKLNNSNIIIDRNGNKIVISRSCEVVLIDSLGSEKLKHSVPYGAKLYVDESESVKVGDKVAEWDPYTLPIITEKTGTVSYQDLKDGISITEVMDESTGISSKVVKDWKLHSGGANLRPRIVLLDDNGKVMTLASGVEACYFIPIGAVLNVQDGQKVHAGDVITRTPRESVKTRDITGGLPRVIELFEARRPKEHAIVSEIDGYVAFSEKDRRGKRSILIKPVDEQISPVEYLVSRSKHVIVNEGDFVRKGDLLMDGDPDLHDILRVLGLEALAHYMISEIQQVYRLQGVRIDNKHLEVILKQMLQKVEITDPGDTMYLVGESIDKLEVDRENDAMSNSGKRPTHYLPILQGITRASLETSSFISAASFQETTKVLTEAAFCGKSDPLSGLKENIIVGRLIPAGTGLIMNKIRALSLCDNVDQYEKYFDIETYDEKWLMDNGCHLHSGEEESVVAYDQSN, from the coding sequence ATGGTTGATTCTTCTTATATGTACGCTTCCGGTGCTTTTGTTCCTAGAGTTTCTTATTCTAGGTCGATTGATTTAAAAGATTCTTTATTGGATTTGGTTAAGGTTCAAAAAGAATCGTATGATTCATTTGCTCCTAAGAATAAGGGTAATGAAAGACTTGAAGTTATCTTTCATACAATCTTTCCAATAAATGATCCTTTGCGTAGGGCTACTATTGAGTTTATAAGTTGTAGGGTAGATGATCCTAAGTATGATGAATCTGAGTGTATAAAGCGTGGTGTAACTTTTTCTGCTCAGGTTATTGCTTCTATACGTCTTGTTGTTATGCAGGATGGTATTTCTCTTGATGAATATAAATCGATTAAAGAGAGTGGAGATCATTCTAAACTTGCAACCGTTGTAAAATCTATAGAAGAGCAGAAAGTCCACTTTTGTGGGTTGCCTATGATGACTGATAAGGGCACTTTCATCATTAATGGTGTGGAAAAAGTTATCGTCTCACAAATGCATAGGTCTCCTGGTGTATTTTTTGATAGCGATAAGGGAAAAACTTACAATTCTGGTAAATTGATCTATTCTGCTAGAATTATTCCTTATAGGGGTTCTTGGCTTGATATTGAATTTGATGTTAAAGACCATTTGTATTTTCGTGTTGATAGAAAAAGAAAATTGTCAATCTCAGTTTTATTAAAGGCGTTGGGTCTATCAAATAATGATATACTCGATAGATTTTATGAGAAAATAAAGTATGTAAAACATAAAGATGGTTGGAAAGTGCCTTTTGTTCCTGATAAATTTAAAGGAGTGAGGCTGCCTTTCGACTTAATGGATATTGAAGGTAATGTGCTGCTTAAAGCTAACGTTCGTATTACCTCAAGACTAGCTAAAAAGCTATATGATAATGAATTGAAAGAGTATCTGGTTCCTTTTAATTCTATATGTGGTTTATTCCTCGCAGAAGATTTAATGGATAGTGCTAGCTCTACGAAAATTTTATCTGCTGGTGAATCTATAAAGCTGGAAGACATAAAGAAGCTTGAGTTATTGTCTGTGGATGAAATATCAGTATTGAACATAGATAATGTATCTGTTGGACCTTATATATTAAATACGCTTTTCTTAGACGAAAACATGTCTTATCAGGATGCGCTATATGAAATATATAGAGTTTTGCGTCCTGGTGAAGTTCCTGTTTTAGAGATAGTAGAGGAGTTTTTCCGTAATCTTTTCTTCAGTCCGGAATATTATGATTTGTCTAACATTGGTAGGTTGAAGCTTAACTCTTACCTTGGATTAAATTATGATGAGGATTTAACTGTTTTAACGTATGAAGATATTATTGAAATTGTGAAAAAAATAGTATTGTTACGTGACGGTCAAGGATCTGTAGATGATATTGATCATTTAGGAAACAGAAGAGTAAGATCAGTTGGAGAGTTTATAGAAAATCAATTTAGAGCTGGGTTGTTGAAATTGGAACGCGCAATAGTTGATTCTATGTCCACTTCTAGTTTAGATAAAGTTTCTCCATCTGATTTTATTAATCCAAAAGTGTTAACTAATGTCTTAAGAGATTTCTTCAATTCTTCTCAATTATCTCAATTTATGGATCAGACTAATCCGTTATCTGAAATAACACATAAAAGAAGGTTGTCCGCGTTAGGTCCTGGCGGTTTAACAAGAGAACGGGCAGGATTTGAAGTGCGTGATGTTCATCCAACTCATTATGGAAGAATTTGCCCTATTGAGACTCCTGAAGGGCAAAATATAGGGTTAATCAACAGCTTAGCTATATACGCGCGTATTAATAAATATGGTTTCATTGAAAGTCCTTATAGAAAAGTAGTTAATAGGGTTGTTACTGATCAAATTGAGTATCTGTCTGCCATAGATGAAGGTTTATATTATATAGCTGATACCAGCGCAAAGCTCGATGAAAATAATTGCTTTGTTGATGATATGCTATACTGTAGATATGCTAGTAGTTTCATTATGGTAAGTAGTGATCAGGTGAGTTACATTGACGTATCTCCTAAGCAGGTAATATCAGTTGCGGCTTCCTTGATTCCATTTTTAGAAAATGATGATGCTAATAGAGCATTAATGGGCTCAAATATGCAACGTCAGGCCGTACCTTTATTGAAGCCTACCGCTCCTCTGGTTGCTACTGGTATGGAGTCTTTTGTAGCTTCTGGCTCTGGTGCTGTAGTTTTAGCAAAACGCGATGGCATAGTTAATAGTTCTGATAGTAACTCTATAGTTATACATGCTTTTGATAAAGAAAGGGTTAACTACTTGGACGTAGATATTTATCATCTAAGGAAATTTCAGCGTTCTAACCATAATACTTGTATTAATCAAAGGCCGCTAGTGTGCGTAGGTGATTATGTTAAAAAGGGTGATGTAATAGCTGATGGTCCTGCAATTAACAGTGGTGAGTTGGCGCTTGGTAAAAATTTGCTAGTCGCTTTTATGTCTTGGCAAGGTTATAATTTTGAAGACTCTATTATTATTTCTAGTGAAGTTGTTAAAAAAGATCTCTTTACTTCTATTCATATAGAAGAATTTGACTGCGTTGTACATGATACCCCTTTAGGATCAGAAAAAATAACTCGTGCTATACCTGGTATTAATGAAGAAAATCTATATCACTTAGATGATAGTGGTATAGTGAAAATTGGTACAAGAGTTGGTCCAGGCTATATTTTGGTAGGTAAAGTTACACCTAAACCTTCTCTTTCATTGCCTCCTGAAACAAAGTTATTAATGACAATTTTTGGTGAAAAGTCATTCGATTGTGCGGATTCCTCTTTATATACATCTCCAGATGTTGAAGGGACAGTAATTGATGTACAAGTCTTTACACGCAGGGGGGTTGAAGAAAATGAAAGGGCATTACTCATCAAACAAAAAGAGGTAAATGACTTTGAGGAAGAGCGAGATTATATAATCAATGTTACTAGTGAATATTTCTATGATGAACTGAAGAAACTTCTTATTAATTCTGGTTCTCAAGATCGAGAAAAATTTGACTCTATTGAACGTGAGCAATGGTGGGGTATAGGATTAAAAAACCAATCCATTTCTGAGCAAGTTAAGAGCTTAAAAAAAGATTTTGATGAAAAAGTATCACATGCAATAGCACAGTTTAAGCGAAAAGTAGAAAAATTACATGAAGGTTATGACCTGCCTCAAGGTGTGTCGATGTCAGTAAAAGTTTTCATTGCTGTGAAACATAGTCTGCAACCAGGGGATAAAATGGCTGGTAGACATGGAAATAAAGGTGTGATTTCTCGAGTTGTGCCAGTGGAAGATATGCCTTGTTTAGAAGATGGTACTCCTGTTGATATTATTCTTAACCCTCTTGGTGTTCCTTCGCGAATGAATGTAGGGCAAATACTGGAAACGCATGTAGGTTGGGCTTGTAGAAAATTAGGGGAAAAGGTAAGTAATATTCTCGATGAGATCAATAAAATCAAAAGTGCTTTTTGCAAGGGAATTAGGTCCCTTAACGATGATAATTTTACACAATTTGCAGTAGCATACCTTAACAATAAAAAAATTGAAAATATTGATGATGATGAAATAACGGCTTCTGTTTTAAATACACCTAATAAGAATGCACTAAATGACGAGTTGAATGCATTAGTAGAGAGTTATTTGAACTCTTGTAAAAGTTCATACAGCAATTTACGTGACTTCCTGATTGAGGTTTATAGCTGTGGCAGTAACGTATCTATCTGTAATGATATTCGTAATATTAGTGATAATAATCTCATTGAATTTGCACGCAAATTACGTGATGGCGTTCCTGTTGCTGCACCTGTATTTGAGGGTCCAAAAGATGAACAAATAGCAAAATTATTTGGACTTGCTGGTTTGGATAACTCTGGACAAGCTGTATTATATGACGGTTGCAGTGGTGAAAAATTCGACCGCAAGGTTACAGTTGGTTACATGTACATGCTTAAGTTGCACCACTTAGTTGATGGTAAAATTCATGCGCGTTCAGTAGGGCCTTATAGTTTGGTTACTCAACAACCTCTAGGAGGAAAATCTCATTTTGGTGGTCAGCGTTTTGGTGAAATGGAATGTTGGGCATTACAAGCCTATGGTGCTGCTTATACTTTGCAGGAAATGTTAACTGTGAAGTCTGATGATATTAATGGTAGAGTTAAGATTTACGAATCGATAATAAAAGGTGACAGTAATTTTGAATGTGGAATTCCTGAATCCTTTAATGTGATGATAAAAGAACTACGTTCTTTATGTTTAAATGTAGATTTAAAGCAAAATGATGTAGTGATTGAAGATATATCTCACACTAACATTGCACAACCTTTTAATGAGGTTAGCATATCGATTGCTAGCCCTGAAAGTATTAAGCGTATATCTTGTGGTGAGATAGAAGATGTTTCAACTGCAAATTATCGTACGTTCAAAGTTGAGAAAGGTGGATTATTTTGCCCTAAGGTTTTTGGCCCTGTCAATGACGATGAATGTTTATGTGGAAAATACAAAAAAAGAAGACACAGAGGTCGCATATGTGAAAAATGCGGAGTAGAAGTTACATCTTCTAAAGTAAGAAGAGAAAGGATGGGTCATATAGAGCTTGCATCTCCTGTTGCTCATATATGGTTTTTGAAATCGCTTCCTTCAAGAATTGGAGCATTATTGGATATGTCTCTCAGAGATATTGAGAATATTTTATATAGCGATAATTATATCGTGATAGATCCTCTTGTTTCGCCTTTAGAAAAAGGTGAGATTATTAGTGAAAAAGCTTATAATGAAGCTAAAGATAGCTATGGGATCGATAGTTTTGTAGCTATGCAAGGTGTTGAAGCTATAAGAGAGTTGCTAACGCGCCTTGATTTACATGAAATTAGGAAGGATTTAAGACTAGAATTAGAGTCTGTTGCTTCTGAGATAAGAAGAAAGAAAATTATAAAGAGATTGCGTATTGTTGAAAACTTCATTAAGTCTGGAAATAGGCCTGAGTGGATGATACTTACAACTATACCTATTTTACCACCTGATTTGCGTCCTTTGGTATCGCTTGAGAGTGGTCGTCCTGCAGTTTCTGATCTGAATCATCATTATAGGACTATTATTAATAGAAATAACAGGTTGAGGAAATTGTTGAGCTTAAATCCTCCTGAGATTATGATTCGTAATGAAAAAAGGATGTTACAAGAAGCAGTTGATTCTCTTTTTGATAATAGTCGTCGTAATACTTTGGTAAATAAAGCTGGTGCTGTTGGATATAAAAAGTCCATTAGTGATATGTTAAAAGGAAAACAGGGTCGTTTTCGCCAGAACCTCTTAGGAAAAAGAGTAGACTACTCTGGACGTTCTGTAATAGTTGTTGGTCCAACTTTGAAACTAAATCAGTGTGGATTACCAAAAAGAATGGCTCTTGAACTATTCAAACCTTTTGTTTACTCAAAGCTTAAGATGTATGGTATGGCTCCAACTATTAAGTTTGCTAGTAAGTTGATAAGAGCAGAAAAACCAGAAGTTTGGGATATGCTTGAAGAGGTAATAAAAGAGCATCCTGTTTTGTTGAATAGAGCGCCTACGCTACATAGACTTGGTATTCAGGCTTTTGAGCCAATCCTTATTGAAGGCAAAGCAATACAGCTTCATCCGCTTGTCTGTACGGCGTTTAATGCTGATTTTGATGGTGACCAAATGGCAGTGCATGTGCCAGTTTCATTGGAAGCTCAGCTTGAAGCTAGAGTGTTGATGATGTCCACTAATAACGTTTTAAGTCCTTCTAATGGCAGACCGATTATAGTTCCTAGTAAAGATATGGTACTTGGTATATATTATCTGACTTTACAAGAACCTAAGGAAGATAATTTACCATCTTTTGGTGCTTTTTGTGAAGTTGAGCATTCCTTGAGTGATGGTACTTTACATATTCATTCTAGTATAAAGTATAGGATGGAGTATATTAATAGCAGCGGTGAAACTCACTATAAAACTGTTTGTACAACTCCTGGCCGTTTAATATTATGGCAGATTTTTCCTAAGCATGAGAATCTAAGCTTCGATCTAATAAATCAGATATTAACAGTCAAGGAAATAACTGGTATAGTTGATTTGGTATATCGTAACTGTGGTCAAAGTGCTACAGTGGCATTTTCTGATAAATTAATGGTACTTGGCTTTGAGTATGCCACATTTTCTGGTATTTCTTTTGGTCGTTGTGATATGGTTATACCTGAAACTAAAGCTACACATGTTGATCACGCGAGGGGTGAAATTAAGAAATTCTCTATGCAATATCAAGATGGGCTAATAACTAGAAGTGAGAGGTATAACAAGGTTATAGATGAATGGTCTAAGTGTACGGATATGATAGCTAACGATATGTTAAAAGCAATATCTATATATGATGGAAATAGTAAGTACAACTCAGTGTATATGATGGTTAACTCTGGTGCAAGGGGTTCTACTTCACAGATGAAACAGCTAGCAGGAATGCGAGGGCTCATGACCAAACCTTCTGGTGAGATTATAGAAACACCTATAATTTCTAATTTCCGTGAAGGATTGAACGTATTTGAATACTTTAATTCTACTCACGGTGCGCGTAAAGGTTTAGCTGACACTGCGCTTAAAACTGCAAACTCTGGATACTTGACTCGTCGTTTAGTTGATGTGTCTCAAAATTGCATAGTTACAAAGCATGACTGTAAAACAAAAAATGGTCTTGTTGTGAGAGCTACAGTTGAAGGAAGTACTATAGTTGCATCTCTAGAGAGTGTTGTGCTGGGTAGAACAGCTGCAAATGGTATATATAACCCAGTGACAAAAGAATTATTAGTAAAAGCAGGGGAATTAATTGATGAGGATAAAGTAAAGCAAATCAGCATTGCAGGTCTTGATGCTGTAAAAATTAGATCGCCTTTAACTTGTGAAATAAGTCCTGGTGTGTGTTCTTTATGTTATGGAAGAGACCTTGCAACTGGTAAAATTGTTTCAATAGGTGAAGCAGTTGGTGTTATAGCTGCTCAATCTGTTGGAGAGCCAGGTACTCAGTTAACGATGCGTACTTTCCATATAGGTGGAGTAATGACTAGAGGCGTTGAATCCTCGAATATTATAGCTTCTATTAATGCTAAAATAAAGTTAAACAATAGTAATATAATTATAGATAGAAACGGAAATAAAATTGTGATAAGCCGTTCCTGTGAAGTCGTGTTGATTGATAGCCTTGGTAGTGAGAAATTGAAGCACAGTGTACCTTACGGCGCTAAACTTTATGTAGATGAGAGTGAGTCAGTAAAAGTTGGCGATAAAGTTGCGGAATGGGATCCTTATACATTGCCTATTATCACGGAGAAGACTGGTACAGTGTCTTATCAGGACTTAAAAGATGGAATTTCGATCACTGAAGTGATGGATGAATCTACAGGAATATCAAGCAAAGTAGTAAAAGACTGGAAATTGCATTCTGGTGGAGCTAATTTACGTCCTCGTATTGTGCTGCTTGACGATAATGGTAAAGTAATGACACTCGCAAGTGGCGTTGAAGCATGTTATTTTATACCAATCGGTGCAGTGCTCAATGTACAAGATGGCCAGAAGGTTCATGCAGGTGATGTTATTACAAGAACACCAAGAGAGTCAGTTAAAACTCGTGATATTACTGGTGGTTTACCGAGGGTTATAGAGTTATTTGAAGCACGTCGTCCTAAAGAGCATGCTATTGTTAGTGAGATAGATGGCTATGTAGCGTTTTCTGAAAAAGACCGTAGAGGAAAACGCAGTATATTAATTAAACCTGTAGATGAACAAATTTCTCCAGTTGAATATTTGGTATCAAGAAGTAAGCATGTAATAGTCAATGAAGGTGATTTTGTACGTAAAGGTGATCTATTGATGGATGGTGACCCTGATCTTCATGATATTTTACGTGTGCTTGGGTTAGAAGCTTTAGCACACTATATGATTTCTGAAATACAGCAAGTTTATAGATTGCAGGGTGTTCGTATAGACAACAAGCATTTAGAGGTGATCTTAAAACAAATGTTACAAAAAGTGGAAATTACTGATCCTGGTGATACTATGTACTTGGTTGGCGAAAGCATTGACAAGCTGGAAGTTGATAGGGAAAATGATGCTATGAGTAACTCTGGCAAACGGCCTACTCATTATCTTCCTATCCTGCAGGGGATTACTAGGGCAAGCCTTGAAACTAGCTCCTTTATTTCTGCTGCCTCTTTCCAAGAGACAACAAAAGTACTTACAGAAGCAGCATTCTGCGGGAAGAGTGATCCTTTAAGTGGATTAAAAGAAAATATTATAGTAGGAAGATTAATTCCTGCTGGTACAGGTTTGATTATGAATAAGATCAGAGCACTTTCACTTTGTGATAATGTAGATCAATATGAAAAATATTTTGATATTGAAACTTATGATGAGAAATGGTTGATGGATAATGGTTGTCATTTACACTCTGGTGAGGAAGAGAGCGTAGTGGCATATGATCAGTCGAATTGA
- the dusB gene encoding tRNA dihydrouridine synthase DusB has product MPLQIGSLTIDSSVILAPMSGVTDYPFRSIVKKLGASLLVSEMIASRAMIMQTRQSLQKAKVDELTAVQLAGCEPDVMAEAAKLNEDMGAKIIDINFGCPVKKVVNGYAGSALMRDEKKAAEIIEAVVKAVNVPVTVKMRTGWNDENRNAPRLAKIAEELGAKMITVHGRTRAQLYNGQADWKFVRNVKEQVKIPVIVNGDIKNLNDIQNALKESGADGVMIGRGAYGKPWLINQAMNFLSESETSEPTASERLSIILEHYDNILEYYGNDTGIKMARKHIGWYSSGLQSSSEFRMRVNNMTDSTEVKENIIGFFGQETH; this is encoded by the coding sequence ATGCCCCTGCAAATAGGAAGTTTGACGATTGATTCTTCAGTTATTTTAGCTCCAATGTCAGGGGTAACTGATTATCCGTTTAGAAGTATTGTAAAGAAGCTAGGTGCAAGTTTGTTGGTTTCAGAGATGATTGCAAGCAGAGCCATGATCATGCAAACTCGCCAGAGTCTACAAAAAGCAAAAGTTGATGAGCTAACTGCTGTTCAGCTTGCTGGATGCGAGCCGGATGTAATGGCAGAGGCTGCAAAACTAAATGAGGATATGGGTGCAAAAATAATAGATATAAATTTCGGTTGTCCTGTTAAAAAAGTTGTAAACGGTTATGCAGGATCAGCGCTAATGCGTGATGAGAAAAAAGCCGCTGAGATAATTGAGGCTGTAGTCAAGGCAGTGAATGTGCCAGTTACAGTGAAAATGCGCACTGGATGGAACGATGAAAATCGCAATGCTCCGCGTTTAGCAAAAATTGCCGAGGAGTTAGGAGCAAAAATGATTACTGTGCATGGAAGAACAAGAGCGCAGCTCTATAACGGTCAAGCAGATTGGAAATTCGTTAGAAATGTTAAAGAACAAGTAAAAATCCCAGTTATAGTGAATGGTGATATTAAAAATTTAAATGATATTCAGAATGCTCTCAAAGAATCTGGAGCAGACGGAGTGATGATAGGTCGTGGTGCCTACGGTAAACCTTGGCTGATTAATCAAGCAATGAACTTTCTCAGTGAAAGTGAAACTTCTGAACCAACAGCTTCAGAGAGATTAAGCATCATACTCGAGCATTACGACAATATTCTTGAGTACTATGGAAATGACACAGGAATAAAGATGGCCCGCAAACACATAGGTTGGTACAGTAGCGGGCTTCAAAGCTCATCTGAATTTCGCATGAGAGTAAATAACATGACAGATAGCACGGAAGTAAAAGAAAATATTATTGGCTTTTTTGGTCAAGAGACACACTAG
- the serS gene encoding serine--tRNA ligase encodes MHDIEYIRKNPEGFEKAMRSREIRESTAKEILEIDHEKRSLTTKLQDLNRQRNEITEEIKKLKMSKSPCEEQIKSSKSITNEIEAISLKEQAEKDKLVNVLSSLPNTSAQDVPIGADENSNLEVRRYGGKRQFDFTAKSHYELGEKLGLMDFEQAAKISGSRFAILKGQLAKLGRALINFMLEMHVNEFGYTEVYHPALVKNEAMYNVGQLPKFSDDSYLTTDELRLIPTSEVFLTNLVADKIVEEKELPIRFTAYSECFRKEAGSAGRDTRGMIRQHQFGKVELVSITTEDQSNDELERMTSVVEEILKKLELPYRVMLLCSGDMGFAAQRTYDIEVWLPEQNKYREISSCSNCGAFQARRMNAKYSSETDKKIKKYVHTLNGSALAIGRTIVAIMENYQNSDGSIAIPNVLQKYMSNDTVISK; translated from the coding sequence ATGCACGATATAGAATATATACGCAAAAACCCTGAAGGATTTGAAAAGGCAATGAGAAGCAGGGAAATTAGAGAATCTACTGCAAAAGAGATATTAGAAATTGATCACGAGAAAAGGTCATTAACCACTAAATTGCAAGATTTAAATAGGCAGCGCAATGAAATCACAGAGGAAATAAAGAAGCTTAAAATGAGCAAGAGCCCCTGTGAAGAGCAAATAAAATCATCAAAAAGCATCACAAATGAGATAGAGGCAATCAGCTTAAAAGAACAAGCAGAAAAGGATAAGTTAGTGAATGTTTTATCTAGCTTACCAAATACTTCTGCGCAAGATGTGCCAATAGGCGCAGATGAGAACTCTAATTTAGAGGTGAGAAGATATGGAGGAAAAAGACAGTTTGATTTTACAGCAAAATCTCATTATGAACTCGGAGAAAAATTAGGTTTAATGGACTTCGAACAAGCGGCGAAAATTTCCGGATCAAGATTTGCGATATTAAAAGGACAGTTAGCTAAGCTTGGACGAGCGCTAATAAATTTTATGCTTGAAATGCATGTTAATGAATTTGGCTATACTGAGGTGTACCACCCAGCTTTGGTGAAAAACGAAGCTATGTATAATGTTGGTCAGCTACCGAAATTTTCTGACGATTCGTATTTAACTACCGACGAATTGAGGTTGATTCCCACAAGTGAAGTGTTTTTAACAAATTTGGTTGCTGATAAAATAGTAGAGGAAAAAGAACTGCCTATTCGTTTTACTGCGTATTCAGAGTGTTTTCGTAAAGAAGCAGGCAGCGCAGGGCGAGACACGAGAGGCATGATAAGGCAACACCAATTTGGTAAAGTGGAGTTGGTGAGTATTACAACTGAAGACCAATCAAATGATGAACTTGAGCGCATGACGAGTGTTGTTGAAGAGATATTAAAAAAACTAGAATTACCGTATAGAGTAATGCTACTGTGTAGTGGTGATATGGGTTTTGCTGCACAAAGGACTTATGACATAGAGGTATGGTTACCTGAGCAAAATAAATATAGAGAAATATCAAGCTGCTCAAATTGTGGTGCATTTCAAGCAAGAAGGATGAACGCTAAATACTCTTCAGAAACTGATAAAAAGATAAAAAAATATGTTCACACTTTAAACGGCTCAGCTTTAGCTATAGGAAGAACGATTGTTGCCATAATGGAGAATTATCAAAATTCTGACGGGTCGATTGCAATACCAAACGTGTTGCAAAAATACATGAGTAATGATACTGTTATAAGCAAATAA